Proteins from a genomic interval of Gossypium hirsutum isolate 1008001.06 chromosome A09, Gossypium_hirsutum_v2.1, whole genome shotgun sequence:
- the LOC107890332 gene encoding universal stress protein YxiE, protein MRVIVGVDESDESLYALQWTVNNLFNVLINSAAGGERNLLTLVHVHQPSKHYGVGPSAFPAGPGVAAYPSTALVDSVRKSQEQISARILSRALEMCDNKIKAETLIVEGNPKDKLCEISEEMKVDLLFVGNRGLGRIQRAFLGSVSDYCAHYAKCPVLIVKPPKEMAGQ, encoded by the exons ATGAGAGTTATAGTGGGTGTTGATGAGAGTGATGAGAGTTTGTATGCTCTCCAATGGACGGTGAATAACCTTTTCAATGTGCTGATCAACAGTGCTGCTGGTGGGGAACGTAATTTGCTAACCCTGGTTCATGTACACCAACCATCCAAGCACTATGGGGTCGGCCCTTCTGCCTTCCCTGCTGGACCAGGAGTCGCAg CTTATCCATCAACTGCGCTGGTGGATTCTGTAAGGAAATCTCAAGAACAAATTTCAGCTCGTATACTCTCCCGTGCTCTAGAGATGTGTGACAACAAG ATAAAAGCAGAAACTCTGATTGTTGAAGGAAATCCTAAGGATAAGTTATGTGAAATTAGCGAGGAAATGAAAGTTGACCTCCTTTTTGTTGGCAACCGTGGCCTTGGCAGGATTCAAAG AGCATTCTTGGGAAGTGTAAGTGACTATTGTGCACACTACGCAAAATGTCCAGTCCTGATTGTTAAGCCACCGAAAGAGATGGCCGGCCAGTAA
- the LOC107889465 gene encoding uncharacterized protein isoform X1, translated as MEDLITNLSKSLGSFCNHLQSSCDALKQSIDRRPIPLDSASSTFVQCLNRRVSTATADLYLLDSMSFGTVSFEELLGHCYQIFNNNQTHLLHLEDHLKPLGYLPQFEIENEGEEEEVLDSNDRCFSVTNSAIKSLDEDPLLLDESMSLKNFGLSDVCLATLASQANQKVDDSDLSFGENMYNGDKANNIKVTNKPATDSIEVTKAEGEKDPNHVEVKRPILQVSKDGYESLPSYMTSLASWEDLLAAVEKINSSLNKKEKTKGYNYFYQDEIEALGLGPKGRAYLLLLVRMNHLIVETIDGRISYRVM; from the exons ATGGAAGATTTGATTACAAATTTGAGTAAAAGCCTCGGCTCATTCTGCAATCACCTTCAAAGCAGCTGCGACGCTCTTAAGCAATCCATCGACCGCCGCCCCATCCCTCTTG ATTCGGCTTCATCGACGTTCGTCCAATGCCTAAACCGCCGCGTTTCAACCGCCACCGCCGACCTCTACCTTCTCGATTCCATGTCCTTCGGAACCGTTTCCTTCGAGGAACTCTTAGGTCACTGTTATCAAATTTTCAACAATAACCAAACGCATCTTCTCCATCTCGAAGATCACCTCAAGCCTCTCGGTTATCTCCCCC aatttgaaattgaaaatgaGGGAGAGGAAGAAGAGGTTTTGGATTCAAATGACAGATGTTTCTCCGTCACAAATTCAGCAATTAAGAGCTTGGATGAGGATCCTTTACT TCTTGATGAATCAATGAGTCTAAAGAATTTCGGGCTCTCTGATGTTTGTCTTGCTACTTTAGCATCTCAAG CTAATCAAAAGGTTGATGACTCTGATTTATCCTTTGGAGAAAATAT GTATAATGGAGATAAAGCAAACAACATCAAGGTTACAAATAAGCCTGCTACAGATTCCATAGAAGTAACTAAAG CAGAAGGGGAAAAGGACCCAAATCATGTTGAAGTTAAGAGGCCAATATTACAAGTATCCAAGGATGGTTATGAAAGTCTTCCTTCGTATATGACTAGTTTAGCATCATGGGAG GATCTGCTTGCAGCTGTGGAGAAGATCAACTCAAGTTTGAAcaagaaagagaaaacaaaaggTTATAATTACTTCTACCAAGATGAAATTGAAGCCCTGGGCTTAG GGCCTAAAGGACGAGCTTACTTGCTGCTATTGGTGCGCATGAATCATCTTATTGTGGAGACCATTGATGGGCGGATTTCTTATCGAGTGATGTGA
- the LOC107889465 gene encoding uncharacterized protein isoform X2 codes for MEDLITNLSKSLGSFCNHLQSSCDALKQSIDRRPIPLDSASSTFVQCLNRRVSTATADLYLLDSMSFGTVSFEELLGHCYQIFNNNQTHLLHLEDHLKPLGYLPQFEIENEGEEEEVLDSNDRCFSVTNSAIKSLDEDPLLLDESMSLKNFGLSDVCLATLASQANQKVDDSDLSFGENMYNGDKANNIKVTNKPATDSIEVTKEGEKDPNHVEVKRPILQVSKDGYESLPSYMTSLASWEDLLAAVEKINSSLNKKEKTKGYNYFYQDEIEALGLGPKGRAYLLLLVRMNHLIVETIDGRISYRVM; via the exons ATGGAAGATTTGATTACAAATTTGAGTAAAAGCCTCGGCTCATTCTGCAATCACCTTCAAAGCAGCTGCGACGCTCTTAAGCAATCCATCGACCGCCGCCCCATCCCTCTTG ATTCGGCTTCATCGACGTTCGTCCAATGCCTAAACCGCCGCGTTTCAACCGCCACCGCCGACCTCTACCTTCTCGATTCCATGTCCTTCGGAACCGTTTCCTTCGAGGAACTCTTAGGTCACTGTTATCAAATTTTCAACAATAACCAAACGCATCTTCTCCATCTCGAAGATCACCTCAAGCCTCTCGGTTATCTCCCCC aatttgaaattgaaaatgaGGGAGAGGAAGAAGAGGTTTTGGATTCAAATGACAGATGTTTCTCCGTCACAAATTCAGCAATTAAGAGCTTGGATGAGGATCCTTTACT TCTTGATGAATCAATGAGTCTAAAGAATTTCGGGCTCTCTGATGTTTGTCTTGCTACTTTAGCATCTCAAG CTAATCAAAAGGTTGATGACTCTGATTTATCCTTTGGAGAAAATAT GTATAATGGAGATAAAGCAAACAACATCAAGGTTACAAATAAGCCTGCTACAGATTCCATAGAAGTAACTAAAG AAGGGGAAAAGGACCCAAATCATGTTGAAGTTAAGAGGCCAATATTACAAGTATCCAAGGATGGTTATGAAAGTCTTCCTTCGTATATGACTAGTTTAGCATCATGGGAG GATCTGCTTGCAGCTGTGGAGAAGATCAACTCAAGTTTGAAcaagaaagagaaaacaaaaggTTATAATTACTTCTACCAAGATGAAATTGAAGCCCTGGGCTTAG GGCCTAAAGGACGAGCTTACTTGCTGCTATTGGTGCGCATGAATCATCTTATTGTGGAGACCATTGATGGGCGGATTTCTTATCGAGTGATGTGA